In Deinococcus psychrotolerans, a genomic segment contains:
- a CDS encoding FeoA family protein: protein MTVSPSDVTLSTLKPGEAAYVVALDPKHPLRRRLLELGFIRGAKVDVMRLAPMGDPVHLRLGNTDLALRAADLVGVTVRRS from the coding sequence ATGACCGTTTCTCCCAGCGATGTCACGCTCAGCACCCTCAAACCCGGCGAGGCGGCGTATGTGGTCGCGCTTGATCCCAAGCATCCGCTGCGCCGCCGCCTCCTTGAACTCGGCTTTATTCGCGGCGCGAAAGTGGACGTGATGCGCCTCGCGCCGATGGGCGACCCGGTGCATCTGCGGCTGGGCAATACCGATCTGGCGCTGCGGGCTGCCGACTTGGTGGGCGTGACGGTGAGGCGCTCGTGA
- a CDS encoding NADPH-dependent FMN reductase, translated as MKFTVLSTSLSPQSRSRMLARLAAERLSQQGHQVTLLDLRDTPLPTFDDDATYAHPNVHLYRQAIEQADGVILALPVYNWATGSGAKNLIELTGSHSTTRGLTAVWFDKVVTFLVAGGLMHSYVSHHPLALGLLTDFKCILNPYHVYAVGEDWEGDTLKPLIAARLEKTLSVAVELSERLDARKYRSTWEM; from the coding sequence ATGAAGTTCACCGTCCTCTCCACCAGCCTCAGCCCCCAGAGCCGCAGCCGAATGCTGGCGCGACTTGCTGCCGAGCGCCTGAGTCAGCAAGGCCACCAAGTCACGCTGCTGGATTTGCGCGACACGCCGCTGCCCACCTTTGACGACGACGCCACCTACGCGCACCCCAACGTGCATCTGTACCGTCAGGCGATTGAGCAGGCCGACGGGGTAATTTTGGCGCTGCCAGTCTACAACTGGGCCACCGGCAGCGGCGCGAAAAACCTGATCGAGCTGACTGGCTCTCACAGCACCACGCGCGGCCTGACCGCCGTTTGGTTCGACAAGGTCGTGACCTTTTTGGTGGCAGGCGGCCTGATGCACAGCTACGTTTCGCATCACCCGCTGGCGCTGGGCCTGCTGACCGATTTCAAATGCATCCTCAACCCGTATCACGTCTACGCGGTGGGCGAGGACTGGGAAGGTGACACCCTGAAACCTTTGATTGCCGCAAGGCTGGAAAAGACGCTGAGCGTGGCCGTAGAACTCTCAGAGCGGTTAGACGCACGAAAGTACCGCTCAACCTGGGAGATGTAA
- a CDS encoding thiamine diphosphokinase, whose translation MLAWILVGGRLVLTPALAALPRPHLVVAADGGVRHAAALDVQVDAWVGDFDSSDGLTLDAPREVHPAAKDSTDFELAVSVARERGATELIILGAFGGRFDHAFALAMGACRLAGEGLKVVLHSGNEAGYPLLPSSPVHLALQTGQTFSVLAASPLRGLTLRGARWPLTGVDVPMGSGLTVSNEAAGGLLSAELQGGVALLTVLSEVRRA comes from the coding sequence ATGCTCGCTTGGATTTTGGTGGGTGGGCGACTGGTTCTCACGCCCGCCCTCGCCGCCCTGCCCCGCCCGCACCTCGTCGTCGCCGCCGACGGGGGAGTGCGGCACGCCGCTGCCCTGGATGTCCAAGTAGACGCCTGGGTGGGCGATTTTGATTCCTCGGACGGCCTGACGCTGGACGCGCCCCGCGAAGTGCATCCGGCGGCCAAAGACAGCACCGACTTCGAATTGGCCGTGTCGGTGGCCCGAGAAAGAGGCGCGACCGAACTCATCATTCTGGGCGCGTTCGGGGGCCGCTTTGACCACGCCTTCGCTTTGGCGATGGGGGCCTGCCGACTCGCTGGCGAAGGGCTTAAGGTAGTGCTGCACAGCGGCAACGAAGCGGGCTATCCACTGCTGCCAAGCTCTCCGGTGCATCTGGCGCTGCAGACTGGGCAGACCTTCAGCGTGCTGGCCGCCTCGCCGCTGCGGGGGCTGACGCTGCGCGGCGCTCGCTGGCCGCTGACGGGTGTGGACGTGCCGATGGGCAGCGGCCTGACCGTCAGCAACGAAGCGGCGGGCGGTCTGCTGAGCGCCGAGTTGCAAGGAGGCGTGGCGCTGCTGACGGTGCTGAGCGAAGTAAGGCGGGCTTAA
- a CDS encoding SDR family oxidoreductase, which translates to MKIAVIGAAGGVGRQVASQLVQAGHEVRALVRTQEQADMLSLHGAAPVMGDLTGEWQQVLDGTDAVVWAAGAGMSGKYQAIDGDALVNVADTLAQQGPKRLVVVSSMGVDRPEQMPPFLMPVLKVKAVSDAHVQQSGLAFTVVRPGGLSDQPGTGQITLAQPAPRGQIPREDVARVVVACLENAGSIGHTFEIVSGETGVHEAVAAL; encoded by the coding sequence ATGAAGATTGCAGTCATCGGAGCGGCGGGCGGGGTTGGGCGGCAAGTGGCGAGTCAGTTGGTACAGGCGGGCCACGAAGTGCGGGCGCTGGTTCGCACGCAGGAGCAGGCCGATATGCTCAGCCTCCACGGCGCGGCCCCGGTGATGGGCGACCTGACGGGCGAGTGGCAGCAGGTGCTGGACGGCACGGACGCGGTGGTTTGGGCGGCGGGCGCGGGAATGAGCGGCAAATATCAGGCCATCGACGGGGACGCGCTGGTGAACGTGGCTGACACCTTAGCCCAGCAGGGGCCAAAGCGGTTGGTGGTGGTGTCGAGCATGGGCGTAGACCGCCCAGAACAAATGCCGCCGTTTTTGATGCCCGTCCTCAAGGTCAAAGCTGTTTCAGACGCGCACGTGCAGCAAAGCGGACTGGCGTTTACAGTTGTGCGGCCCGGCGGCCTGAGCGACCAGCCCGGTACCGGCCAGATCACGCTGGCGCAGCCCGCTCCCAGAGGACAGATTCCCCGCGAGGACGTGGCCCGCGTGGTGGTGGCCTGCTTGGAGAACGCAGGCAGCATTGGCCACACTTTTGAAATCGTCAGCGGCGAAACGGGCGTCCACGAAGCGGTAGCCGCGCTCTGA
- a CDS encoding FeoC-like transcriptional regulator, translated as MTSPLSTILGSLAGNPRTLPELSRHLGSSPEALEGMLRTLYAGGYVQEAVQGNGDCSCNGCSLKSMCRNFGDETPDFHLLRLTERGEKYLKRSL; from the coding sequence ATGACTTCTCCCCTCTCTACCATTTTGGGCAGCTTGGCGGGAAATCCCCGCACTCTGCCGGAACTCTCGCGCCATCTGGGCAGCTCGCCTGAAGCGCTTGAAGGCATGCTGCGAACCCTCTACGCCGGAGGTTACGTGCAAGAAGCCGTGCAAGGCAACGGCGACTGCTCGTGCAACGGGTGCAGCCTCAAAAGCATGTGCCGCAACTTTGGCGACGAAACGCCAGATTTTCACTTGCTGCGGCTGACCGAGCGCGGCGAGAAGTATTTGAAGCGCAGCTTGTAG
- the feoB gene encoding ferrous iron transport protein B, with translation MTASPPPSPRVDEAACADTVARLRAHREPRTLVVGNPNTGKSTLINAVAGTRLKVGNWSGVTVEKREAHLKRGEQTIHLLDLPGAYSLSPHTPEELITRTALLDEAPDVLLNVVDAGNLERNLYLTLQLLEFQVPMLLALNLVDEAKNKGLEVDAAALSQELGVPVVETVGVKNIGTAGLLDATLSRAQIGHPLRYPEAIETAAADLEDKMAALATLPPHAYRYLALSLLEGDPSLRGRLSATGHTPLVDAADAHRAALELGGFDPLIEIAEARYARAGDIARRAVPNAELKLTLTERLDKLALNPWLGIPIFLGLVLLVFRLTFTIAAPFVDLIGGPLQDVASGWAVSLLGGIPLLKDVVVGAIIPGVGTVLSFLPTLLVLYLAMSFLEDSGYMARAAFLADRTMRGLGLDGRAFIPLILGFGCNVPAVYATRTLERKSDRVLVSMILPFMSCSARLPVYVIFSAALFPKAGAWVVWSMYVLGMAVAFAFAWVLRKTSLPAEGSGVLLELPPYRFPAWKVMWTHATRRTASFAKRARTTVLATVAVVWVLLSIPAVSGQAFGEVAPAQSLFGRASEAVSPIFAPLGFGNWQATGALVPGFIAKEVVVGTLGQIYLGEEAKRAEPLGLVAGLRQTALSTWEAVKTSVQALPTLIALPSLGADSSAEQKTPLAKALAKAFTPAAGLAYLVFVLLYTPCVATIGAMQAEHGRRVAWMTVAYEMGIAWVAGLIVYQIARHFL, from the coding sequence GTGACCGCTTCCCCCCCGCCCTCGCCGCGTGTAGACGAAGCGGCCTGCGCCGACACCGTCGCCCGCCTGCGTGCCCACCGCGAGCCGCGCACCTTGGTGGTGGGCAACCCCAACACCGGCAAGTCCACCTTGATCAATGCGGTGGCCGGAACCCGCCTGAAGGTCGGCAACTGGTCGGGCGTCACGGTAGAAAAGCGGGAAGCGCACCTCAAGCGCGGCGAGCAAACCATTCACCTGCTCGACTTGCCCGGCGCGTATTCGCTTTCGCCCCACACCCCCGAAGAGCTGATTACCCGCACCGCCCTGCTCGACGAAGCGCCGGACGTGCTGCTCAATGTGGTGGACGCCGGAAACCTGGAGCGCAATCTGTATTTGACGCTGCAACTCCTCGAATTCCAGGTGCCGATGCTGCTGGCCCTCAACTTGGTGGACGAAGCCAAGAACAAAGGGCTGGAAGTGGACGCCGCCGCGCTGAGCCAAGAACTCGGCGTGCCGGTCGTGGAAACAGTCGGTGTCAAGAATATCGGCACGGCGGGCCTGCTCGATGCCACGCTGAGCCGAGCGCAAATCGGCCACCCGCTGCGCTACCCGGAAGCCATCGAAACCGCCGCCGCCGACTTGGAAGACAAGATGGCAGCTCTAGCGACCTTGCCGCCGCACGCCTACCGCTATCTGGCACTCAGCCTCTTGGAAGGCGATCCGAGTTTGCGGGGCCGACTGAGCGCCACCGGACACACGCCACTCGTGGACGCTGCCGACGCCCACCGCGCCGCGCTGGAACTCGGCGGCTTCGATCCGCTGATTGAAATTGCCGAGGCCCGCTACGCCCGCGCCGGAGACATTGCCCGCCGCGCCGTGCCGAATGCCGAACTCAAACTGACCCTGACCGAGCGCTTGGACAAACTGGCGCTCAACCCGTGGCTGGGCATTCCGATTTTCCTCGGCTTGGTGCTGCTGGTCTTCCGGCTGACGTTTACCATCGCCGCGCCGTTCGTAGACCTGATCGGCGGGCCGCTGCAAGACGTGGCGAGCGGCTGGGCGGTGAGCCTGCTGGGCGGCATTCCGCTGCTCAAAGACGTCGTGGTGGGCGCGATTATTCCCGGCGTCGGCACGGTGCTGAGTTTCTTGCCCACCCTGCTGGTGCTCTACCTCGCCATGAGCTTTCTGGAAGACAGCGGCTATATGGCCCGCGCCGCCTTCCTTGCTGACCGCACCATGCGCGGGCTGGGGCTGGACGGCCGCGCCTTCATTCCGCTGATCCTGGGCTTCGGCTGCAACGTGCCGGCCGTCTACGCCACCCGCACCCTGGAGCGCAAATCAGACCGGGTACTGGTCAGCATGATCTTGCCGTTTATGAGTTGCTCGGCCCGCTTGCCGGTCTACGTGATCTTCTCGGCGGCGCTCTTTCCCAAAGCGGGCGCGTGGGTGGTCTGGAGCATGTACGTGCTGGGCATGGCGGTGGCGTTCGCGTTTGCCTGGGTGCTGCGCAAAACCTCCTTGCCCGCCGAGGGCAGCGGGGTGCTGCTGGAGCTGCCGCCCTACCGCTTCCCCGCTTGGAAAGTGATGTGGACGCACGCCACACGCCGCACCGCCAGCTTTGCCAAACGCGCCCGCACCACCGTTCTGGCCACCGTCGCGGTGGTGTGGGTGCTGCTCTCCATTCCGGCCGTCAGCGGCCAGGCGTTCGGTGAAGTCGCTCCCGCCCAGAGTTTGTTTGGACGGGCCAGCGAGGCGGTCAGCCCCATCTTCGCGCCGCTGGGCTTCGGCAACTGGCAAGCGACGGGGGCGCTCGTTCCCGGCTTTATCGCCAAAGAAGTGGTGGTCGGCACGCTGGGCCAGATCTACCTGGGCGAAGAAGCCAAACGGGCCGAGCCGCTGGGCTTGGTGGCCGGCCTTCGGCAAACTGCGCTCTCCACTTGGGAAGCAGTCAAGACTTCGGTGCAGGCGCTGCCCACCCTGATCGCCCTGCCCAGCTTGGGGGCCGATTCCAGCGCCGAGCAGAAAACGCCACTGGCCAAGGCGCTGGCCAAAGCCTTTACGCCCGCTGCGGGGCTGGCTTACCTGGTCTTCGTGCTGCTGTACACGCCTTGCGTGGCCACCATCGGAGCTATGCAAGCCGAGCACGGGCGGCGGGTGGCCTGGATGACGGTGGCTTACGAAATGGGCATCGCCTGGGTGGCGGGCCTGATCGTGTACCAGATTGCGAGGCACTTTCTATGA